One window of the Sporomusaceae bacterium genome contains the following:
- a CDS encoding sigma-54 dependent transcriptional regulator codes for MNILLVEDDRDSRAGVADFLRELGHQITECGDGDQALALFAAGDFPMVLSDIKMPRMSGIELLKRIKASGGEKACDIVLFTGHGDMVTAIEALRAGAYDYLLKPISVAELAAITERIAEHQSLLRENRALTRRFSDEVRAATAEAQRELTRLKKLASQAAGLDNIAFFAPAMQRIAAQAARYHQDRSMPVLIEGETGTGKEIIARIIHYGDCKDPAPLVDINCAALTGSLFESELFGYEPGAFTGGLTRGQKGKLDLARGGTVLLDEVGEIPLDLQGKLLRVIQEKEFYRVGGLKKVPADVRIICATNADLGQRVERGTFRKDLFYRLKVGHIAIPPLRQRREEILPLAELFLHQFAVLKGRRFKKIDPAAAELLLAYDWPGNVRELRNTMEWVAFMHDDAVVKPAHLGGLATGLPPLSLSREAAATGPALNPAEFVLPAAGFSLEDYVDRIVRQAMTLCRGNKTAAARYLGISRRSLYCRLTKKKTTNAPRSDAE; via the coding sequence ATGAACATCCTCCTCGTCGAAGACGACCGCGACAGCCGGGCCGGAGTGGCCGACTTCCTGCGCGAGCTCGGCCACCAGATCACCGAATGCGGCGACGGCGACCAAGCCCTCGCCCTGTTCGCCGCCGGCGACTTCCCCATGGTGCTGTCCGACATCAAAATGCCGCGCATGTCGGGAATCGAACTCCTCAAACGCATCAAAGCCTCTGGCGGCGAAAAAGCGTGCGACATCGTCCTCTTCACCGGCCACGGCGACATGGTCACCGCCATCGAAGCCCTGCGGGCCGGCGCCTACGACTACCTCCTCAAACCCATCAGCGTCGCCGAGCTTGCCGCCATCACCGAGCGCATCGCCGAACACCAGTCCCTCCTCCGCGAAAACCGGGCGCTCACCCGCCGCTTCAGCGACGAAGTGCGGGCCGCCACCGCAGAGGCGCAACGGGAACTCACGCGGCTGAAAAAACTCGCCAGCCAGGCGGCCGGCCTCGACAACATCGCCTTCTTCGCCCCCGCAATGCAGCGTATCGCCGCCCAAGCCGCCAGATACCACCAGGATCGGTCGATGCCGGTGCTCATCGAAGGCGAAACAGGCACCGGCAAAGAAATCATCGCCCGCATCATCCACTACGGCGACTGCAAAGACCCCGCCCCGCTCGTCGACATCAACTGCGCCGCCCTCACCGGCAGCCTCTTCGAAAGCGAACTGTTCGGCTACGAGCCCGGCGCCTTCACCGGCGGTCTCACCCGGGGCCAAAAAGGCAAACTCGACCTCGCCCGAGGCGGCACCGTCCTCCTCGACGAAGTCGGCGAAATCCCCCTCGACCTGCAGGGCAAGCTGCTCAGAGTCATCCAGGAAAAAGAATTCTACCGCGTGGGCGGCCTTAAAAAAGTGCCCGCCGACGTGCGCATAATCTGCGCCACCAACGCCGACCTCGGACAGCGGGTCGAGCGGGGAACCTTCCGCAAAGACCTCTTCTACCGTCTCAAAGTCGGTCACATCGCCATCCCGCCCCTCAGGCAGCGCCGCGAAGAGATACTGCCCCTCGCCGAACTCTTCCTCCACCAATTCGCCGTCCTCAAAGGACGCCGCTTCAAAAAAATCGACCCGGCCGCCGCCGAACTGCTGCTCGCCTACGACTGGCCGGGCAATGTCCGCGAACTGCGCAACACCATGGAATGGGTGGCCTTCATGCACGACGACGCCGTCGTCAAACCCGCCCACCTCGGCGGCCTCGCCACCGGCCTCCCTCCCCTGAGCCTAAGCCGCGAAGCCGCCGCGACGGGCCCGGCGCTCAACCCCGCCGAATTCGTCCTGCCGGCCGCCGGCTTCAGCCTCGAAGACTACGTCGACCGCATCGTCCGGCAGGCCATGACCCTCTGCCGCGGCAACAAGACCGCCGCCGCCCGCTACCTCGGCATATCGCGCCGCTCCCTGTACTGCCGCCTGACAAAAAAGAAAACCACAAACGCCCCGCGCAGCGATGCCGAATAA